The DNA segment GAACCCGCTTCTGCGCGTGGAGGTCGCGGAGGCGCCGCTGGTCTTCGCGGTTCTGCGCGTCGAGCACCTCGCGTTGCTTCGCGTCGAGGAGCCCGGCGACGACGCCCACCGCGCGCGACGCGTCGAGCACGTGGACCGTCGAGTGCTCGTACTTCGGGGCGATCTTGACCGCCGTGTGCTGCCGGCTCGTGGTCGCGCCGCCGATGAGCAGCGGCGTCGTCATGCCGCGGCGCTGCATCTCGTCCGCGACGCTCACCATCTCGTCGAGCGACGGCGTGATGAGGCCCGAGAGCCCGATGATGTCCGCCTTCTCGGCGACCGCGGTCGCCAGGATTTTGTCGAGCGGGACCATCACCCCGAGATCGACGACCCGGTAGTTGTTGCAGCCGAGCACCACGCCCACGATGTTCTTGCCGATGTCGTGGACGTCGCCCTTCACCGTGGCGAGGAGCACGGTGCCCTGCCCGCTCGTGTCGGCGTTGGCCGCCTTCTCGGCCTCCATGAACGGCAGGAGATACGCGACGCCTCGCTTCATGACGCGGGCGCTCTTCACGACCTGGGGCAGGAACATTTTCCCAGCGCCGAAGAGGTCGCCGACGGTCTTCATGCCGTCCATCATCGGCCCCTCGATGACCTCGAGCGTGCGGGGGTAGGCGTGGCGCGCCTCCTCCACGTCCGCCTCCACGAAATCGACGATGCCGTTCACCAACGCGTGCGCGATGCGCTCGCCGACGGGGCGGGTGCGCCACTCGAGGTTCACCTCGCGCTTCTTCCCCCCGCCCTTCACCGTGCCTGCGAAGTCGACGAGGCGCTCGGTCGCGTCCGGGCGTCGATTGAAGAGCACGTCCTCGACGCGCTCGCGGAGCCCGGGCTCGATCTCCTCGTAGACGACGATTTGCCCGGCGTTGACGATGCCCATGTCGAGCCCGGCGCGGATGGCGTGGTAGAGGAACGCCGAGTTCATCGCCTCGCGCACCACGTTGTTGCCGCGGAACGAGAACGACAGGTTCGAGATGCCGCCGGAGATCTTCACCCCGGGGCAGCGCTCCTTGATGAGCGTGGTCGCTTCGATGAAGCTCTTCGCGTACTCGGCGTGCTCCTCGAGGCCCGTCGCGATCGCGAGCACGTTCGGATCGAAAATGATGTCCTTGGCTGCGAAGCCCGCCTTCTCGGTGAGCAGCTTGTAGGCCCGCTCGCAGATCTCGAGGCGGCGCGGCGTGTTGTCCGCCTGCCCCACCTCGTCGAACGCCATCACCACCGCCGCCGCGCCGTAGCGGCGCACGAGGGCGGCCTTCTTCAGGAAGTCGGCCTCGCCCTCCTTCAGGCTGATGCTGTTGACGATGGCCTTGCCTTGCACGCAGCGGAGCCCCGCCTCGATGACCTCCCACTTGGAGCTGTCGATCATGAAGGGGACGCGCGCCACCTCGGGCTCGGTCGCGAGGATGTTCAGGAACGTGGTCATCGCGACCACGCCGTCGAGCATGCCCTCGTCCATGTTGACGTCGAGGATGTTCGCGCCGTTGCGCACCTGCTCGAGCGCGACGGCGGTGGCGGACGTGAAATCGCCGGCCTTCACGAGCTCGGCGAACTTCGCGCTGCCGGTCACGTTGGTGCGCTCGCCGATCATGAGGAAGTTCGTGTCCGGCAGCACCTCGAGGCGCTCGAGCCCCGTGTACACGGTGTAGGGGCGCGCCTCCTTCGGCTCGGGGCGTGGCGCGAGCGCGCCCACGGCCTTGGCCACGGCGGCGATGTGGTCGGGCGTGGTGCCGCAGCACCCGCCGAGCACGTTGACGAGCCCGGCGGCGGCGAACTCGCCGACGAGCGAGCTCATGGTGGCCGGGTCTTGGTCGTACTCGCCGAAGGCGTTGGGGAGACCCGCGTTCGGGTAGCAGGAGATACGGCACTCGGCGACCTTCGCGAGGTCGACGAGATAGGGGCGCATCTCCTTGGCGCCGAGCGAGCAGTTGATGCCGACGCTGAGCGGCTTCGCGTGCGCGATCGAGGCCCAGAACGCGTCGACGGTCTGGCCCGAGAGCGTGCGCCCGGACTGGTCGACGATGGTGAGCGAGATCATCACCGGGAGCCGCACGCCCTTCTCGGCGAACACCTCCTCGAGGGCGACCACGCAGGCCTTCACGTTGAGCGTGTCGGTGACCGTCTCGGCGAGGAGGAGATCCACACCACCGTCGATAAGCCCTCGAATTTGCTCCACATAAGCCCGTCGAACCTCTTCGAACGTGACAGTGCGCATCGCCGGATCGTTCACGCTCGGCGACATCGAGAGCAGGCGGTTCAAGGGCCCGATGGCGCCCGCCACGAAGCGCGGGCGCGACGGATCGCGGGCGGTGAACTTGTCGGCCGCGGCCCGCGCGAGCTGCGCGGCCGCCACGTTCATGTCGAGCACGGCGTGCTCGAGCGCGTAGTCGGCCTGCGCGATCGACGTCGAGCTGAAGGTGTTGGTCTCGATGATGTCGGCGCCCGCCGCCAGGTAGCTCTCGTGGATCTCCTGGATGACGTCGGGCCGCGTCAGCACGAGGAGGTCGTTGTTTCCCTTCAGGTCGTGCGCGTGGTCGCGGAAGCGCGCGCCGCGGAAGTCAGCCTCGCCGAGGCCATAGCGCTGCACCATCGACCCCATCGCGCCGTCGAGGATCAGAATGCGTTGATCGAGCAGGTCGCGGATGCGTTTCTCAGAGGTCTTCACGGGGCGGGCTCCAGGCGGTTCGGGCCGTCATAGCACAGCGCGGCGTGCGCGCCGGTGCGCGGCGCCGCTGCCCTGCTCGGGCTTGCCCGCTGTCCGTCGCCTCCTCCCGCGCAGCCAGCGAGCGAGAAAACGTTTGCCCGCCTGTAGGCGCGAGGGTACGTGTCA comes from the Myxococcales bacterium genome and includes:
- the metH gene encoding methionine synthase; amino-acid sequence: MKTSEKRIRDLLDQRILILDGAMGSMVQRYGLGEADFRGARFRDHAHDLKGNNDLLVLTRPDVIQEIHESYLAAGADIIETNTFSSTSIAQADYALEHAVLDMNVAAAQLARAAADKFTARDPSRPRFVAGAIGPLNRLLSMSPSVNDPAMRTVTFEEVRRAYVEQIRGLIDGGVDLLLAETVTDTLNVKACVVALEEVFAEKGVRLPVMISLTIVDQSGRTLSGQTVDAFWASIAHAKPLSVGINCSLGAKEMRPYLVDLAKVAECRISCYPNAGLPNAFGEYDQDPATMSSLVGEFAAAGLVNVLGGCCGTTPDHIAAVAKAVGALAPRPEPKEARPYTVYTGLERLEVLPDTNFLMIGERTNVTGSAKFAELVKAGDFTSATAVALEQVRNGANILDVNMDEGMLDGVVAMTTFLNILATEPEVARVPFMIDSSKWEVIEAGLRCVQGKAIVNSISLKEGEADFLKKAALVRRYGAAAVVMAFDEVGQADNTPRRLEICERAYKLLTEKAGFAAKDIIFDPNVLAIATGLEEHAEYAKSFIEATTLIKERCPGVKISGGISNLSFSFRGNNVVREAMNSAFLYHAIRAGLDMGIVNAGQIVVYEEIEPGLRERVEDVLFNRRPDATERLVDFAGTVKGGGKKREVNLEWRTRPVGERIAHALVNGIVDFVEADVEEARHAYPRTLEVIEGPMMDGMKTVGDLFGAGKMFLPQVVKSARVMKRGVAYLLPFMEAEKAANADTSGQGTVLLATVKGDVHDIGKNIVGVVLGCNNYRVVDLGVMVPLDKILATAVAEKADIIGLSGLITPSLDEMVSVADEMQRRGMTTPLLIGGATTSRQHTAVKIAPKYEHSTVHVLDASRAVGVVAGLLDAKQREVLDAQNREDQRRLRDLHAQKRVRPLIPYAAAREKAAVCTFDPTTVAPAPSLGRQLFSAPVAEVAKYIDWTFFFTAWELVGKFPKILMDPTVGATATELYEAAQHWLGVMASDPRIAVKGVYGVYPAASRGDDLVLYPADPAGPGARPQGSNVVLFPMLRQQQSKEGDTTKVHACLADFVAPETTPAQDHVGAFAVSCVGSDALVRELEAKLDDYAAIIVKALADRLAEAAAEMLHQKVRRAWYAPAEDLANEELISERYRGVRPAFGYPACPDHTLKGPLFDLLGCGEVGITLTESFAMWPASSVSGIYLAHPEARYFNLGKIGRDQVESYAARKGVTVAEVEKWLGPSLGYTP